A region from the Pristiophorus japonicus isolate sPriJap1 chromosome 14, sPriJap1.hap1, whole genome shotgun sequence genome encodes:
- the LOC139280193 gene encoding uncharacterized abhydrolase domain-containing protein DDB_G0269086-like, with product RSEKERSGKERSGKERSEKERSGKERSGKERSEKERSGKERSGKERSGKERPGKERLGKERPGKKRSEKERSGKERSGKKRSEKERSGKERSGKKRSEKERSEKERSGKERSGKKRSEKERSGKERLGKERSGKERPGKERSGKERSEKERSGKERSGKERSEKERSGKESSGKERSENERSGKERSERERLGKERSGKERSEKEKLGKERSGKERSGKERSGKERSGKERSGKERSEKERSGKERSEKERLGKERSEKERSGKERSEKERSGKERSEKERLGKERSEKERSGKERPGKKRSEKERSEKERSEKERSGKKRSEKEKLGKERSGKERSGKERSGKERSGKERSGKERSGKERSGKERSGKERSGKERSGKERSGKERSGKERSGKERSGKERSEKERSGKERSGKERSEKERSGKERLGKERSEKERSGKERSEKERSGKERSGKESSGKERPGKERSGKERSGKERPGKERSEKERSGKERSGKERSGKESSGKERSEKERSGKESSGKERSEK from the exons aggtcagagaaggagaggtcggggaaggagaggtcggggaaggagaggtcagagaaggagaggtcggggaaggagaggtcggggaaggagaggtcagagaaggagaggtcggggaaggagaggtcggggaaggagaggtcggggaaggagaggccggggaaggagaggttggggaaggagaggccggggaagaagaggtcagagaaggagaggtcggggaaggagaggtcggggaagaagaggtcagagaaggagaggtcggggaaggagaggtcggggaagaagaggtcagagaaggagag gtcagagaaggagaggtcggggaaggagaggtcggggaagaagaggtcagagaaggagaggtcggggaaggagaggttggggaaggagaggtcggggaaggagaggccggggaaggagaggtcggggaaggagaggtcagagaaggagaggtcggggaaggagaggtcagggaaggagaggtcagagaaggagaggtcaGGAAAAGAGagctcggggaaggagaggtcagagaatgagaggtcggggaaggagaggtcggagaGGGAGCGCTTGGGGaaagagaggtcggggaaggagag gtcagagaaggagaagttggggaaggagaggtcggggaaagagaggtcggggaaggagaggtcggggaaggagaggtcggggaaggagaggtcggggaaggagaggtcagagaaggagaggtcggggaaggagaggtcagagaaggagaggttggggaaggagaggtcagagaaggagaggtcggggaaggagaggtcagagaaggagaggtcggggaaggagaggtcagagaaggagaggttggggaaggagaggtcagagaaggagaggtcggggaaggagaggccggggaagaagaggtcagagaaggagagatcggagaaggagag GTCAgaaaaggagaggtcggggaagaagaggtcagagaaggagaagttggggaaggagaggtcggggaaagagaggtcggggaaggagaggtcggggaaggagaggtcggggaaagagaggtcggggaaggagaggtcggggaaagagaggtcggggaaggagaggtcggggaaggagaggtcggggaaggagaggtcggggaaggagaggtcggggaaagagaggtcggggaaggagaggtcggggaaggagaggtcggggaaggagaggtccgagaaggagaggtcggggaaggagaggtcggggaaggagaggtccgagaaggagaggtcggggaaggagaggttggggaaggagaggtcagagaaggagag gtcggggaaggagaggtcagagaaggagaggtcagggaaggagaggtcagggaaagagagctcggggaaggagaggccggggaaggagaggtcggggaaggagaggtcggggaaggagaggccggggaaggagaggtcagagaaggagaggtcggggaaggagaggtcagggaaggagaggtcagggaaagagagctcggggaaggagaggtcagagaaggagaggtcagggaaagagagctcggggaaggagaggtcagagaag